A DNA window from Oncorhynchus tshawytscha isolate Ot180627B linkage group LG13, Otsh_v2.0, whole genome shotgun sequence contains the following coding sequences:
- the LOC112266162 gene encoding tripartite motif-containing protein 42: protein MLGTDSESGCWPRLRSSKMRNNPKAKHTGKEIGSQDAQTKAELDPVTRSLALHLCCPACDTLLLQPVSLPCGHCLCRPCLEGVRKKPPSTKASDAKQPQPCSQCPRCLVHYSLQPGESWHFPENLLLANVAEQLLERLEGLRRVKQPKNTRAKKIPLRVTACEICCKQRKAQRYCHTCGLNYCAKCLRKLHGKRAFQVHVLTEPVESGCRDPCPTHHDRSLSHCCLDDGALGCQGCMEQGHQGHDVSLVHEARAHMEVGIHNSLEQAWKVKSQCEADMVFMDQLRAQTDSDGTELRRRVRKGFLSLHNVLLDQEALLLSHLDNLTSSTCSGAIDFLQTSAPLLGSLTGLEMISEQALLEPNTVAFLTGAMALTQRLQRVNGDIHRPALTLQEGEPFKGVKMDFDALFRDLQALLGTHLHWKSPEVAAVVSVATSIEADVLEGCCEVVQLPSCPGTHHRSLADSPRSPRTPRSHRKLVMEEQLGLSAGDCSDKERYLLPRPPIIYQHIVSGATVEIFWMLPMGEEVETFDIHFQDAVTVGMAMEEGKGVVLVGLKTCNLQTAGLCLNTHYLFRARSVNSNGAGEWSSSYRVNTECQGDEAKAAMTQEI, encoded by the exons ATGCTTGGTACTGATTCTGAATCCGGCTGTTGGCCGCGCTTGAGGTCTTCGAAGATGCGCAACAACCCCAAAGCCAAACACACAGGAAAGGAGATAGG CTCTCAGGATGCCCAGACAAAAGCTGAGCTTGACCCAGTGACCCGCTCCCTGGCTCTCCACCTATGCTGCCCAGCCTGTGacactctcctcctccagcctgtGTCTCTGCCCTGTGGCCACTGCCTCTGTCGGCCCTGCCTGGAAGGCGTCCGCAAGAAGCCACCCAGCACCAAGGCTTCTGATGCCAAGCAACCTCAGCCCTGCTCCCAGTGCCCCCGCTGCCTGGTCCACTACTCCCTCCAGCCCGGCGAGTCCTGGCACTTCCCAGAGAACCTTCTCCTGGCTAACGTGGCTGAGCAGCTCCTGGAAAGGCTTGAGGGCCTGAGGCGGGTGAAGCAACCCAAAAACACCCGTGCCAAGAAGATACCCCTGAGGGTGACCGCCTGCGAGATCTGCTGTAAGCAGCGCAAGGCCCAGCGCTACTGCCACACCTGCGGCCTCAACTACTGTGCCAAGTGCCTGAGAAAACTCCATGGCAAACGGGCATTCCAGGTCCACGTGCTGACGGAGCCCGTGGAGAGCGGGTGCCGCGATCCGTGCCCCACCCACCACGACCGCTCCCTGTCCCACTGTTGCCTTGACGACGGAGCTCTGGGGTGCCAGGGGTGCATGGAACAGGGGCATCAGGGACACGATGTGTCACTAGTCCACGAGGCCCGCGCCCACATGGAGGTGGGCATCCACAATTCCCTAGAGCAGGCTTGGAAGG TGAAGTCCCAGTGTGAAGCTGACATGGTGTTCATGGACCAGTTGAGGGCCCAGACGGACTCCGACGGCACCGAGCTAAGACGCCGTGTACGCAAGGGCTTCCTGTCTCTCCATAATGTCCTGCTAGACCAGGAGGCATTGCTGCTCTCACACCTGGACAACCTGACCTCCAGCACCTGCAGCGGAGCCATTGACTTCCTCCAGACCTCTGCCCCACTCCTGGGCTCCCTGACTGGGCTGGAGATGATCTCTGAACAGGCCCTCCTGGAGCCCAACACCGTGGCCTTCCTGACCGGGGCCATGGCTCTGACCCAGCGGCTGCAGAGGGTCAACGGGGACATTCATCGCCCTGCCCTGACTCTCCAGGAGGGGGAGCCCTTCAAGGGGGTGAAGATGGACTTTGATGCCCTCTTTAGGGACCTGCAGGCCCTGCTGGGGACCCACCTCCACTGGAAGAGCCCCGAAGTGGCTGCAGTGGTTTCTGTGGCGACCAGCATAGAGGCAGACGTTTTGGAGGGGTGCTGCGAGGTGGTGCAGCTGCCGTCATGCCCAGGGACCCACCACCGCTCCCTGGCGGACTCACCCCGAAGCCCCCGGACCCCCAGGAGCCACAGGAAGCTGGTGATGGAGGAACAGCTGGGCCTGTCAGCTGGGGACTGCAGCGATAAGGAACGCTATCTGCTGCCCAGGCCCCCCATCATCTACCAGCACATCGTCAGTGGAGCCACTGTGGAG atCTTCTGGATGCTGCCCATGGGTGAAGAGGTGGAGACCTTTGACATCCACTTCCAGGATGCTGTTACCGTGGGGATGGcaatggaggaggggaagggagtggTCCTGGTGGGGCTGAAGACATGCAACCTGCAGACGGCCGGGCTCTGCCTAAACACACACTACCTGTTCCGGGCACGCTCTGTCAACAGCAACGGGGCCGGGGAGTGGAGTTCCTCCTACAGA GTGAACACCGAGTGCCAGGGAGATGAGGCCAAGGCAGCCATGACACAGGAAATCTAA